In Mangifera indica cultivar Alphonso chromosome 1, CATAS_Mindica_2.1, whole genome shotgun sequence, a single genomic region encodes these proteins:
- the LOC123223569 gene encoding lactosylceramide 4-alpha-galactosyltransferase-like, giving the protein MAWFRGKLPDLDVLKSNDFGQKFHGRVLEFFDKNCTNQFFMIWFSPARKFGPREFLTVESLMKANPQACLMILSRTLDSRRGHKILKPLLDRGLKIVAVTPDVPFLLKNTPAEAWLEELKSGNKDPGKYPLYNNLSNLIRLAILYRYGGVYLDTDFIVLRNFTGLRNAVGVQVIDPKTKKWSSVNNALMIFDISHPILVEFLREFATTFDGNMWGHNGPYMLSRVIKRPDVGGANTTPYNITILPIKAFYPVDWFQMPKLYKKPTTEQESKRAEETVAELNRDSYALHLWNKETRGLIIEEGSVVQRIIASHCLICRDTYNSSIAV; this is encoded by the exons ATGG CTTGGTTCCGGGGAAAACTTCCGGATCTTGATGTTCTTAAATCAAACGATTTCGGTCAGAAATTTCACGGCCGGGTTCTGGaattctttgataaaaattgtaCTAATCAGTTCTTCATGATTTGGTTTTCACCAGCACGTAAATTTGGACCGAGAGAGTTCTTGACGGTAGAGAGTCTGATGAAGGCCAATCCGCAGGCATGCTTGATGATTTTATCAAGAACTCTAGACTCGCGGCGTGGCCATAAAATCTTGAAACCTCTACTTGATCGTGGACTTAAAATTGTTGCAGTTACACCGGATGTGccttttttattgaagaataCACCAGCTGAAGCTTGGCTTGAAGAATTGAAAAGTGGCAACAAGGACCCTGGAAAGTATCCATTATACAATAATCTTTCTAATCTCATCAGGCTTGCCATTTTATACAGGTACGGAGGTGTTTACTTGGACACAGATTTCATTGTTCTGAGAAACTTCACAGGGTTGAGAAATGCAGTTGGGGTGCAAGTTATAGATCCGAAGACTAAAAAATGGAGCTCAGTGAATAATGCATTAATGATCTTTGACATTTCACATCCGATTTTAGTCGAATTCTTGAGGGAATTCGCCACAACTTTTGATGGAAACATGTGGGGTCACAATGGTCCGTACATGCTTTCCAGGGTTATTAAGAGACCGGACGTTGGAGGTGCAAACACAACTCCTTATAACATTACAATTTTACCGATAAAGGCATTTTATCCAGTGGATTGGTTTCAGATGCCCAAACTGTATAAGAAACCGACGACGGAGCAAGAATCAAAACGGGCGGAAGAAACGGTGGCTGAGCTTAACAGGGACAGCTATGCGCTACACCTATGGAACAAGGAAACAAGGGGATTAATTATTGAAGAGGGAAGTGTTGTACAAAGAATAATCGCATCTCACTGTTTAATATGCCGAGACACGTATAATTCTTCCATAGCTGTTTAA
- the LOC123217667 gene encoding RNA polymerase II C-terminal domain phosphatase-like 2, with protein MSRLGYKSVVYHGDICLGELDTIPVSDKILQFPNNEIRIHHLSPGSERCIPLSILHTISSSSLRCKLESSSPVEQPNLINLHAACYYELKTAVVVFGDEEVHLVAMPSKQKKYPCFWCYAVPLGLYNSCLGMLNLRCLAIVFDLDETLIVANTMKSFEDRIEALRAWVARETDSIRAAGMTTELKRCLDDRMLLKQYTENDFVMDNGKMFKIQQEEVPSLSDNHERIVRPVIRLQERNLVLTRINPENRDTSVLVRLRPAWEDLKSYLIAKGRKRFEVYVCTMAERDYALEMWRLLDPEAHLISSKQLLDRVVCVKSGSKKSLLNVFQHGMCHPKMAMVIDDRCKVWEDKDQPRVHVVPAFSPYYAPQAETASAVPVLCVARNVACNVRGYFFKEFDENLLRRISEISYEDDMINLPPAPDVSNYLISEDASFVPNGNTNTPVGEGMNGVEVERRLNQLDEKYVVDSAVNPMKNNFDLKSETSQPPVAINLNATGPTSSATLIPSQKPSLLGAPIRRENSSVRPGLDLRNQSSSQPPLLPRLPVQTSSSLMQAQGGWIMEEDVNRVYQNNQPGSSSTGVLSHASQGKGEEATNLHRQDILPTTQPSEVGVSQNHASSNGKEAQIDGGKMNFLPSHLSIGVLQEIGKRCSSKVEFRSVVSTSKDLQFSVEVLFTGEKIGVGMGKTRKDAQQQAAENALHSLAEKYVAYVTPRSGAVDRDFDKLSLENENGFLWETVNPESDEGPKEDELRKESTPEAADVEPGSTSSSFVNQQVQKRGNFPRSPQFIPSKRSKEELHGSESLPSSRQQKNGHSVT; from the exons ATGAGTCGTTTAGGGTACAAATCCGTGGTTTATCACGGCGATATTTGTTTGGGAGAATTGGATACTATTCCGGTGTCGGACAAGATTTTGCAGTTTCCAAACAACGAGATTCGGATTCACCACTTGTCTCCCGGCAGCGAGCGATGCATTCCTCTCTCAATTCTCCATACGATTTCTTCATCCTCGTTGCGTTGTAAGCTCGAATCTTCGTCTCCAGTTGAACAACCTAATTTGATCAATCTTCACGCCGCTTGCTACTACGAATTGAAG ACGGCGGTTGTGGTTTTTGGAGATGAGGAGGTTCACCTGGTGGCGATGCCAAGTAAGCAGAAGAAGTATCCGTGCTTTTGGTGCTATGCGGTTCCCTTGGGTCTGTACAATTCCTGTTTAGGAATGTTGAATTTAAGGTGTTTAGCGATTGTATTTGATCTTGATGAAACACTTATTGTTGCCAACACGATGAAGTCGTTTGAGGATAGAATTGAGGCTCTTAGAGCTTGGGTTGCTCGAGAGACTGATTCAATTCGGGCTGCTGGAATGACTACTGAGTTGAAGCGATGCTTGGATGATCGAATGTTGTTGAAGCAGTACACAGAGAATGATTTTGTGATGGATAATGGAAAGATGTTTAAGATTCAACAGGAGGAGGTTCCTTCACTGTCTGATAACCATGAGAGAATTGTTCGACCTGTGATCAGATTGCAGGAAAGGAATCTTGTTCTCACGAGGATCAATCCTGAG AATCGTGATACTAGTGTGCTTGTGAGGTTACGACCTGCATGGGaagatttgaaaagttattTGATTGCGAAAGGACGCAAGAGGTTTGAAGTGTATGTTTGTACCATGGCTGAAAGAGATTATGCCTTAGAAATGTGGAGGCTTTTAGACCCTGAGGCAcacttgataagttcaaagcaACTCCTGGATCGTGTTGTTTGTGTGAAATCAG GTTCCAAGAAATCTTTGTTAAATGTCTTTCAGCATGGAATGTGCCATCCAAAGATGGCAATGGTGATTGATGATCGTTGTAAGGTTTGGGAAGATAAGGACCAACCTCGAGTTCATGTAGTTCCTGCGTTCAGTCCGTATTATGCTCCTCAAGCTGAG ACAGCAAGTGCTGTTCCAGTCCTTTGTGTGGCAAGAAATGTTGCTTGTAATGTCAGAGGTTACTTTTTTAA GGAGTTTGATGAGAATTTATTACGAAGAATATCTGAAATCTCCTATGAGGATGATATGATAAATTTGCCACCTGCTCCTGATGTGAGCAATTACTTGATCTCAGAG GATGCCAGTTTTGTACCAAATGGCAATACCAACACCCCAGTCGGTGAAGGAATGAATGGAGTTGAAGTGGAGAGGAGATTGAACCAACTG GATGAGAAGTATGTTGTGGACTCAGCTGTGAACCCTATGaagaataattttgatttgaaatctgAAACTTCTCAGCCACCAGTTGCAATTAATCTGAATGCCACTGGTCCAACATCTTCAGCAACACTCATTCCTTCGCAAA AACCTAGTTTGCTTGGGGCTCCTATTAGGCGAGAGAACAGCTCTGTGAGGCCTGGTTTAGATTTAAGGAATCAAAGCTCAAGTCAGCCTCCTCTTCTACCTCGATTACCTGTGCAAACATCATCATCCTTGATGCAAGCACAGGGTGGCTGGATAATGGAAGAAGATGTTAACCGAGTGTATCAAAATAATCAACCAGGTTCAAGTTCAACTGGTGTACTTTCACATGCATCCCAAGGGAAGGGTGAAGAG GCAACTAATTTGCATAGACAAGACATTCTACCAACAACTCAGCCTTCAG AGGTTGGTGTATCACAAAATCATGCATCCTCTAATGGCAAAGAGGCTCAGATTGATGGTGGAAAAATGAACTTCCTACCATCCCATCTGTCTATTGGTGTGCTGCAAGAAATTGGAAAGAGATGTAGCTCAAAG GTTGAGTTCAGGTCTGTTGTAAGCACCAGTAAGGATTTGCAATTTTCTGTTGAG GTTTTGTTCACCGGTGAGAAGATAGGTGTTGGAATGGGTAAGACAAGGAAGGATGCTCAACAGCAAGCTGCTGAGAATGCCTTGCATAGCTTAGCAG AAAAGTATGTAGCATATGTAACACCTCGCTCTGGAGCTGTGGACAGAGATTTTGATAAGCTTTCTctggaaaatgaaaatggatTTCTTTGGGAGACTGTCAATCCTGAATCAGATGAAGGGCCAAAAGAAGATGAGTTACGCAAAGAAAGCACTCCTGAG GCTGCTGATGTTGAACCTGGGAGTACTTCCTCCAGTTTTGTAAATCAGCAAGTGCAAAAACGTGGCAATTTCCCCAG